The following is a genomic window from Pseudomonas purpurea.
ATTGCGAAAACAAAGCGCGCACTCTAACCGCTGTGCTCTACCGGACGCCAGCCATGGCGCTGAATATCAACACGATTGTTCAGGATACTGATGCCTTCCATTCGCAATCGCGCCCGTTGTTCGTCACCCGAGGCGCTGCCCGCTGGCAGGCTGATTCGCCCGCCCGCCCCGAGCACCCGGTGCCAGGGGAGTGTGGTGTCGCCGGGCAGTTGGCTCAGGGTGCGCCCGACCCAGCGCGCCGCTCGGCCCAGGCCGGCGAGTTCGGCGAGCTGGCCGTAACTCACCACTTTGCCTTCCGGCA
Proteins encoded in this region:
- a CDS encoding MGMT family protein; protein product: MDPPHEPQSPAEMRRTALYLTLAQVPEGKVVSYGQLAELAGLGRAARWVGRTLSQLPGDTTLPWHRVLGAGGRISLPAGSASGDEQRARLRMEGISILNNRVDIQRHGWRPVEHSG